A region of the Geomonas subterranea genome:
TTATCGGCGCCAACTCGGGCATCGGCTGGTACGTGAAGAACTTCGCGGACTTCGCGGATTACCAGCGGGTGGTGGTCGGCATCATCTTCATCAGCATCGTGGTTACCGTCATCACCTGGGGCACCGAACGCCTGGAGCGCCGCCTGCTGCGCTGGCGCAACTGATTTTTTCAAGGAGTTGCAAACATGAGTAAGAAGAACGGGGTCAAAAGCTGCAGCGACTGCGGCACCCTCAACTGCTACAAGCTGAATGCGAGCTTTCCCACGGGTTGCCTCACCGTGGGGCTCGACCAGGAGGAGCTGACCGAGGCGGTGGAGCTCTACAAGAACGACCCGCTGGTGTCGAAGATCTCCTGCTCCGCCGCCGAGGTGGAGGGGACCTACTACGGGCAACTGACCCGGGTCGAGGAAATCGCCGCCTTCGCCCGCCGCGCCGGCGTCACCAAAATCGGGATCGCAAGCTGCGTCGGCCTGGCCGCCGAGGCACGCACCTTCGCTAAATTCCTCGAGTCGCAGGGGATCGCGTCCTACAGCGTGCTGTGCAAGGTCGGTGCGGTGGAAAAGACCGAGACCGGCATCCCGAAGGAGCACAAGATCGATCCCGATGCCCACGAGTCCATGTGCAACCCGGTGCTGCAGGCGCGGCTACTGGCGAAGCAGGACACCGAACTGAACGTGGTGGTGGGGCTCTGCGTCGGGCACGACTCGCTCTTCATCAAGTACTCGCAGGCGCCGGTCACCTACCTGGTGGTGAAGGACCGGGTGCTGGCGCACAACCCCGTGGGCGCGCTTTATACCGGCGGGACCTACTACAAGAAGCTCTTCGACGGGAAGCTGCGCTGAGACTTGCCTGCGCCGCGCCCGCTTCACTGCAGAAATGGAGGATCCATGAGTTATTTCGACAACAAGGTCCCGCCCAAGCGCGAGGACCGTTTGAACGCGGTGATCGCGCACCAGGACAGCATCTGCGGCCTGGCCCGGAAAGGGAAGGGGGGCAAGAGCTGCCTGATCGACGACGGCGAGCGCGGCTTCACCCAGGGGACCATTTGCCTCCTGCTTCCGGCCCTCGCCATGCTGAACTCGCTGCCGGACAACGTCGTGCTGCTGCACAGTGCGCTCGGCTGCGGCTCCTGCACCCACTCCCAGAACGCGAACGTCCGCATGGGGAGTAACGCGCGCAGGGGGAAGGCGCAGGACGGCATCTGGCTCTCCACCGCGCTGGATGAAACCGACGTCATCAGCGGCGGCGAGGACAAGCTGGAGCGCGCCATCATCGAGGCGGACCGGCGCTACCGCCCGGCCAGCATCACCATCGTGGCGGGGTGCGTCCCCGGGATCATCGGCGACGACATCGACGGCGTCGCGCAGAGGCTGCAGCCGCAGGTGAGCGCCAAGCTCCTCCCGGTGCACTGCGAAGGGTTTAAGACCAAGATCTGGGCCACCGCCTACGATGCGGTCTACCACACCATCGGCCGCAACCTCCTGGAAGAAAAGGGGGTGACGGAGCACACGCCGCAGGACGAGCTGGAGGTGCTCCGCGAGCAGGAGCGCCTGGCGCGCACCGTGAACCTGATGAACGTCTCCTCCATGGGGCGCGTCGATGAGCAGGAACTGGAGCGGCTGCTGGTCAGTCTCGGACTGGAGGTGAACGTCTTCCCGGTCTTCGCCCACCCCGATTCCTTCGTGAAGGCGACCCGGGCGGCGCTTTCCATCAGCACCTGCCCGACCCACGACGATTACTTCCTGGGCTACCTGGAGGAACGCTTCAACGTCCCTTCCATCATCAAGCACATGCCCATCGGCATCGAGAACACCAGCCTCTGGCTTCGTGACGTGGCGGCGCGCTTCGGCTTCGAGGGACAGGCCGAGCGTCTGATCGCCGCCGAGGAGGCGGAACTGAAAGAGGCGCTCGAAGAGTTCAGGCCGCTCTTTCAGGGCAAGAAGGTCTTCGTCAGCGCCGGGGAATTCCGTGCCCTGGCAACGGCGCGCCTGCTCCAGGAGATCGGTCTCGAGGTGGTAGGCATCCGCTCCTTCCACCACGACCATTTCGCCGAGGTGGAGTACGAGAAGCTCGCCCGCGAGGCGAAGACGGATTACGTGGTGGACATCGCCAACGTGCAGCCCTTCGAGGAGGCGAACCTTTTGAACCGGCTGAAGCCGGATCTCTTCCTCGGGCACGCCAACGGCAACATGACCGCGTCAAAGCTCGGCATCCCCACCCACGTCATCTACAACACGGGGCTTGCCTACATCGGCTACCGGGGCGTCTATGAACTCGCGCGCCGCCTGCACCGCCAGCTCTTGAACCCTGCCTACAACCGGAACCTGGCTGAGAACCTGAGGCTCCCCTACAGCGACGCCTGGTACCAGGCCGAGCCGTTTTCCTATCTCAACACCCGCGGGAGGAGCGTCAATGAGTGAGAATTTTGTCGAAAGGGCACGCTATCTCTGCTCCCTGGGGGGGGCGGCCGCCACGGTGACCGCGCTGCCGGGTGGCATTCCGATTCTGCACTCGGCCTCTGGATGCGCAGGCAACTTTGCCTGGACCCAGAACGGCGGCAGTGGCCTCCAGGTCGGGGGCTATTGCGGCGGGCTCACCGTCCCAAGCTCCAACATACAAGAGACCGAGGTGGTCTTCGGCGGCGAGGACCGCCTGCGCGAGGAGATTACCTCCACCCTCAAGGTGATGCAGGGCGGCCTTTACGTGGTCCTGACCGGCTGCGTCCCCGAGGTGATCGGCGACGACATCTTCGCCGTGGTGAATGATTTCCGCGAAGAGGGGGTCCCCATCATCGGTGCGGTCACCGGCGGCTTCCGCGGCGACTCCTACTGGGGGTACGACCTGGTGCTCCAGGCGCTCACCAAGGACTACGTGGCGAAGGGGAGCGCGAAGGTTAAGGGAAGGGTGAACCTCTGGGGCGTGGTGCCGTACATGGACCCGTTCTGGCGCGGCAACCTGGAAGGGGCGCGGCATCTGTTGGAGCTCCTCGGCCTGGAGGTCAATTCCTTCTTCACCCCGGCGGACACCTTGGAGGGGATCAGGGCTGCCGGCTCCGCGGAACTCAACATCGTGCTCTCGGACCTCTACGGCCAGGGCGCCGCCGCGCTTTTCCGGGAGAAGCACGGCACCCCCTTCGTCACTACCTCGCTCCCTATCGGGGTTTCCGCTTCCGAAGCGTTCCTGCGCCAGGTGGGCGCCGCGCTGGAACTCGACCCGGAATTGGTGCAGCGGGTGATTGATAGGGAAAAGCGGCACTACTACCAGATCCTGGAGCCGCTTACCGACTGCTACAACGACCTCGACCTGCAGCGTTACGCCGTGGTCGTCGGCGATGCCAACTACGCCGTGGCGCTCACCCGCTTCCTTGCGGACGACCTCGGCTGGCTCCCCGTGCTCACTGTCGTGACCGACAGGATTCACGAGAACGGCCAGCCGGCGATTGCGGCCCGAGTTGAGCATCTGGCCTCCGGATTCAGCACCAACGTAGTCTTCGAGTCCGACGCTTCCCAGGTCCTCGGGCACCTGAACCAGGTCTGGCCGCGTGCCGCCGGGCAGAAATACTACAACGCCTTCAGCCCCGCCTTCGTGCTGGGCAGCTCGCTCGACCGAGAGCTCGCGCTACAGATCGGGGCGCCGCACCTCTCGGTCTCTTTCCCGGTGGCGAACCGCGCCGTGCTGGATCGTGGCTACACCGGCTTCCGCGGCGGCTTGAGACTGGCCGAAGACGTCTTCGGGCAGATAGTGGCGAACAGGTGAGTTGGCTCCCCCTCCTTGGCCTTTAGCTCCCCCTCCCTTGACGGGAGGGGGCTGGGGGGTGGGTGAGGCGGCCAACGCGGGAAAGGTGGCACCTTCCCCCACCCCCTGACCCCCTCCCGCAAGGGGAGGGGGGACGATAAACAAGGGAGGAGGACTCCGAGCAGGTTTACCGGA
Encoded here:
- a CDS encoding DUF1847 domain-containing protein, which translates into the protein MSKKNGVKSCSDCGTLNCYKLNASFPTGCLTVGLDQEELTEAVELYKNDPLVSKISCSAAEVEGTYYGQLTRVEEIAAFARRAGVTKIGIASCVGLAAEARTFAKFLESQGIASYSVLCKVGAVEKTETGIPKEHKIDPDAHESMCNPVLQARLLAKQDTELNVVVGLCVGHDSLFIKYSQAPVTYLVVKDRVLAHNPVGALYTGGTYYKKLFDGKLR
- a CDS encoding nitrogenase component 1, coding for MSYFDNKVPPKREDRLNAVIAHQDSICGLARKGKGGKSCLIDDGERGFTQGTICLLLPALAMLNSLPDNVVLLHSALGCGSCTHSQNANVRMGSNARRGKAQDGIWLSTALDETDVISGGEDKLERAIIEADRRYRPASITIVAGCVPGIIGDDIDGVAQRLQPQVSAKLLPVHCEGFKTKIWATAYDAVYHTIGRNLLEEKGVTEHTPQDELEVLREQERLARTVNLMNVSSMGRVDEQELERLLVSLGLEVNVFPVFAHPDSFVKATRAALSISTCPTHDDYFLGYLEERFNVPSIIKHMPIGIENTSLWLRDVAARFGFEGQAERLIAAEEAELKEALEEFRPLFQGKKVFVSAGEFRALATARLLQEIGLEVVGIRSFHHDHFAEVEYEKLAREAKTDYVVDIANVQPFEEANLLNRLKPDLFLGHANGNMTASKLGIPTHVIYNTGLAYIGYRGVYELARRLHRQLLNPAYNRNLAENLRLPYSDAWYQAEPFSYLNTRGRSVNE
- a CDS encoding nitrogenase component 1; protein product: MSENFVERARYLCSLGGAAATVTALPGGIPILHSASGCAGNFAWTQNGGSGLQVGGYCGGLTVPSSNIQETEVVFGGEDRLREEITSTLKVMQGGLYVVLTGCVPEVIGDDIFAVVNDFREEGVPIIGAVTGGFRGDSYWGYDLVLQALTKDYVAKGSAKVKGRVNLWGVVPYMDPFWRGNLEGARHLLELLGLEVNSFFTPADTLEGIRAAGSAELNIVLSDLYGQGAAALFREKHGTPFVTTSLPIGVSASEAFLRQVGAALELDPELVQRVIDREKRHYYQILEPLTDCYNDLDLQRYAVVVGDANYAVALTRFLADDLGWLPVLTVVTDRIHENGQPAIAARVEHLASGFSTNVVFESDASQVLGHLNQVWPRAAGQKYYNAFSPAFVLGSSLDRELALQIGAPHLSVSFPVANRAVLDRGYTGFRGGLRLAEDVFGQIVANR